The segment tggctccaggtcatctacaagaccctgctaggtaaagtccccccttatctcagctcgctggtcaccatagcatcacccacctgtagcacgcgctccagcaggtatatctctctggtcacccccaaaaccaattctttatttggccacctctccttccagttctctgctgccaatgactggaacgaactacaaaaatctctgaaactggaaacgcttatctccctcactagctttaagcaccagctgtctgagcagctcacagattactgcacctgtacatagctcacctataatttagcccaaacaactacctctttccctactgtatttattttatttctttatatattttgctccattgcaccccattatttttaatTCTACTTTGcacttccactgcaaatctaccattccagtgttttacttgctatattgtatttactttgccacgatggccttttttttgcctttacctcccttatctcacctcatttgctcacatcgtatatagacttgtttctactgtattattgactgtatgtttgttttactccatgtgtaactgtgtcgttgtatgtgtcgaactgctttgctttatcttggccaggtcgcaattgtaaatgagaacttgttctcaacttgcctacctggttaaataaaggtgaaaaaaagctGTGGTGCATATCTTAGTAGTGGTAGTGCCCATTTCGAAGTCAGAAGGCCCCTACATTTTAATCAGGCAGTTGGAGGGCCTGCTAAACCTTGACTGAGGGTCTTAACATGGTGTCAGTATGTGTTTGAGATGCAGAAGGGTGTGTTGTGAGTTTTCTTTACAGTCATCTCTCTATAAGGCTGAAAATACCCTGTGGTCAAGGTCAGGGGATTAACACGGGCTGTAGTCAGCTGTGACTGATATCTGTTTTTAGGTCAGATGATATAGGCAAACAACCTTGCTTGTTAATTTGGTACTTTGGGTGTGGTGTAAGATGGGTTAAATTCACTAATAGTCTTCATATCAAATTATATAAACACTAAGTAGTATCACAATTTCGGATTTTGCATGTAATGGAAAATAGAAACATCATTGTTAAACTATGAAATCGTAACTAAAAGCTTATTCATTTCTATGTTTGTAGTGTACAACCGATAACGAACTCCCCTGGCCATAACTCAGTTGTTGGCAGCCTTCTTCCAGTATGATGGGGAAGTTGTTGAATGTAGCTAAGAATCCAGGGTTTGTCCGGTGTAAACTACAGATGAGGTCACTATTCAAACCCAAACAAAGGGAAAGGGAAAGTTCCCATGGAAAGAGTTCATGACAGGAGTTATATATGGGGAAGCCACACCCACTCACAAACACCCCTTCCATGTTGACTCATTGAATGGATTTCAATTTGAGACTTTTCAAATGATTAACatttttatatacagtatttacCTTGTCACTGTAAGCTCAAACTGGACTTTGGAATATTTACTGAGGCTCCTATATGCCAAATGATGTTTGCAACTGTCATTGCACACTGGTTGACCTTTGAACTGCATGGTGCAGACTTACTGTGGAGGGAGCTGCTCTGAGTGTGTTCATATATACAGTCATTAGTGTGAACTCTGGACTGCTGTTGGCAGTCAGACATGGTGGACAAGGTATGGAGGAAGAGTTGGCAGTTCATAGAGCACAGGAGGTCTCTGCGTGTGAAGCAGCAGTCTTCTCCAAATGTTGTATGTAAGAGTGAGTGAGTACCCTCTCCTGTTTAACTTCCTGCCGGGTTGAAGGGTTGCTTTCAAAGGTTGGATTGAAGGGTTTGCATGTTGATTGCACTACTTGGTTCTTACTGTGTCATCACACCAACAAATGTGCTGACTGTTGAACTTTTCATGGAGATTGGCTTGGTGACATGTTACTCTCTTTGAATACTAGATAATGAACGGGGCTGTTACAGTCATATTTCAAATAGTAATCATGGCCGACCCACTTACATGCACTTTTAATCAGCGCACGATGTTGAGAAGTTGATGTAGGCTGTGTCTAGAAATGGTAGTGTCAGCAGTTTTGAGAAATGACCCGTGTGAGTCGTGGTCTGTCTGAATGCTGCTCCACCACCATCTATGCACTATTGGCTCTGTAATTACGTTTttaaacacacagaaacatggaCTTCAGCCCACACTGTTTTATTTGGCTGTTTTCATTTAGACATCAACAGCTTAGTTGGAATTCATGCTGTGAGGACTTGATTCACAGACATTTCCTGAACTTATTCATCAGCACAGGGGTTAAAGTCATGTacacactctactcagcaaattggatgctgtctatcacagtgccatccgttttgtcaccaaagccccatatattccccaccactgcgacctgtatgctctcgttgtctggccctcgcttcatatttgtcgccaaacccactggctccaggtcatctataagtctttgctaggtaaagccccgccttatctcagctcactggtcaccatagcatcacccacccatggcacgcgctccagcaggtatatttcactggtcacctccaaagccaattcctactttgtccgcctttccttccagttctctgctaccaatgactggaacgaattgcaaaaatcactgaagttggagactcatatctccctcactaactttaagcatcagctgtcagagcagctcacagatcacatccaactacctcatccccatactgttaattattttttttattttgctccattgcaccccagtatctctacttgcacattcatcttctgcacatctatcactccaatgtttaattgctaaattgtaattattttgccactatggcctatttattgccttaccttccttatctcacctcatttggacacactgtatatatactttttttctattgtgttattgactgtatgtttgtttattccatgtgtaactctctgttgttgttttgtgtcgcactgcttttctttatcttggccaggtcgcagttgtaaatgagaacttgttctcagctggcttacctggttaaataaaggtgaaaaaaaaaatgaaagaatgACAGTTCCAAATGAGTACTGAATGGTCAATGTTGGTGGTGGTTGTACTTTACTGTCCTGAATAGGTTCTAGAGGAGTAATGGATGAGATGACTACTTGATGAGTGTCAGTATAGTATGAGTACTGGGAGACCAGTGGATGGGCACAGAATATGAAAGCTTTGAATGACTGTGTTTCTCTCTATCACTGCAGTGTGGAGGCGGATGAAAACTTTGAGAaactctttctgtctgtgtcatTGCAGTAGAGTaactgtgtatctctgtgtgtctgttattGCAGTGTGGAGGGGGATGCGCGGCCCAGTGAGAGCGACGGTGGAGCCAGCTACAGGGGCCCAGTGATCAGCCCAGACCGCTTCGAGGGCCCCCTCTACGGCCACGGAGTGCAGCCCGGCCCCCAGCGACCTCCCCGCAGGCCCAAGCTCCAGCACTCCCAGTCCATCCTCCGCAAGCAGGCAGAGGAAGAGGCCATCAAACGCTCCCGCTCACACTCAGAGGGCTATGAGCTGTCGGCTGACCTCCAGGACAAACAGGTAGAGTACCCTGGCCCCAGTCTGATTGTCTGCAGAGACACTCATCAACATCTATACAGATGTCGTCACCTAATATCTCCCCTACTGAACGACTGTATCATtgaccacactacacacaccctaaCTAAGCATTTACTACAGGTTCTCTGCTCATCCTGTACATTTGTATGACTATCAAATTATAGTAATTGTCCCTCGACAAGCTCAATTCAGTCCCACGTGTGTATGAGCATGGGTCCTCATTTGTGAAGGGCTGTTGTGTTATAATCATTATGTTATTATCCGTCAGGTGGAGATGCTGGAGCGTAAATATGGCGGACGCTTCATAACCCGGCATGCGGCCCGAACCATCCAGACAGCCTTCCGTCAGTACCAGATGAACAAAAACTTTGAACGTCTCAGGAGTTGTATGTCTGAGAATCGCATGTCCCGACGCATCGTCCTGTCCAATATGAGGATGCAGTTCTCCTTCGAGGGCCCTGAGAAAGTCCACAGCTCCTACTTTGAGGGGAAACAAGTGTCCCTGACAAATGACGGCACCCCCCTGGCCTTGGTACAGTCAGAGTGTGGGGACATGGAGGTCCACCACCAGGCCAACATGGCATCACACCCGGCCTCCCAGAACCACCTAACGGATGCCATCACAGAGCTGGAGGACGCCTTCTCCAGGCAGGTCAAGTCTCTGGCCGAGTCCATCGACGACGCCTTGAACTGCCGCAGCCTGCAGGGCGATGAGGGTCATGACCCAGAGGCCTTGGGCTACCCCgaagtggagagggaggtggCCTATCAGGTGAAGCCTCACCGCGGGGCGACGGGACGCAAGCGAGAGGACATGATGGCATCCTACAGCGATGTGACTCTGTTTATTGACGAGGAGGAACTGTCTCCCTCCATGGGGCTGTCGCGGGGGTCTGGTGACCAGCCCTCTAGCATTGAGTCAGACCTCCGCCTGCGCTCGGCCAACTCCTCCCAGGACTACTGGCCACTGGACCCCAAGGATGAGGAGCATGACACGGACACCAGCTGCCGCAGCACTCCCTCCCTGGAGTGCCAGGAACAGAGgctccacctccccctgctgACCATCGAGCCGCCCAGCGACAGCTCTGCCGAACACAGCGACCGCTCTGACCGCAGCTCCATCAAACGTCCACCTGTCTACGAGTCTCACGGGGGAGGGCACATCGTGGCATCCTCCCAGGCCAGCCCCAAACACATCTCTCATGGCCCGCCCCCACGAGGGCCCTCCCGGGACGACGAGGCACCCCTCCGCCACCGCCACAGGGCGCTGGAGAGCCACCTGGCCATCAACGGCTCGGCCAACCGGCAGAGCAAGTCTGAGTCTGACTTTTCGGATGGGGACAACGACAGCATCAACAGCACGTCTAACTCCAACGACACCATCAACTGTAGCTCTGAGTCGTCGTCCCGGGACAGCCTGAGGGAACAGACACTCAGCAAGCAGACGTATCACAAAGAGACACGCAACAGCTGGGACTCACCGGTCTTCAGCAATGATGTGATCCGCAAGAGGCACTATCGCATCGGCCTGAACCTCTTCAACAAGTAGGTGCTCGGCTCTGACAAAGTGCTGACGTGGCTGACCACTGATTGTTGTCATGAGCTGGGGTCAATGAGCTGTTGATGTTGTAGAGTGGTCCTGGTAGTTGAACCGAGGTGACCTACCTACAGTAATCACGGTTGTATGAGTGCCACACAATATACGTTTAATTCATGTTGAGGATAAGAGGATCTATTAAAATGGAAAAATTGAAAATGCATTTGTGTAAGATAGGCCTATAGGCTAAGTCATATATTTGGGCATTTGTGTCATCTCTTTGCATATTTATGTCTACTTATTCAACTTATTTTACAGTCCATCTGTTTATCCTCTACTACATACAGCCAGACAGTGTTGCTCCATTTTCTGTGCCTTGGCTAAATATGATTAACCACCATTTCCTGCTGAGGACACTTCCTATCAGTCAGAATCAAACACCACACTTGGCTCTGTAAAATGATTGGATAGGCTGCATAAGGACACGCCTGgttatatatgtgtgtctctgcAGGAAGCCAGAAAAGGGTGTCCAGTACCTGACTGAGAGAGGGTTCGTCCCAGACACGCCTGTGGGTGTGGCTCACTTCCTGCTTCAGAGAAAGGGCCTGAGCAGGCAGATGATTGGAGAGTTCCTGGGCAACCGGCAGAAACAGTTCAACAGAGACGTCCTGGAGTGAGTACTGTTAATTGGTCATTTTTAAAGGCCAGgtcatgtgacctgaccaggaaaatcTCTGGACACTCTTTATACTCTATCAATCCACCATGGAGTGCGAGGTCACAAGGGAATAACCCTGTTATTCCAGTGCcttgcacagagatactgtgcaAGGCACTGGATATACTGGAGATATACTGGAGATACTGTGCAAGGCAATATATACTGGAGATACTGTGCAAGGCAATGTTATACTGTAGGACAGGCCATGAACTGTACAGATTTCAGCAAACTATCCTCCATCTTCACACTGACTGCTCCAGATGTTTCTCCTAACTGAGAGGTTATTGCTTTGGAACATTTGGCACTAACATTGTGGCCATTAAAATTCAACATATTAAACAAAGATGTCTGATTTGTACTGCAGGGTTGAGGAAGCGAGCACGCAAGCATTTCACCGCACGTTTTATACCTGCTGTGAACGTGACgaacacattttattttattttattttttatttcaactttgtATATCTGTGGCTTTGGGCCAGCCTGGTAGAATGTCCACACTCTGCtgctcagggagagagagagagagggagggacaggctgGACTCATTAACATGCTACAGGCGATAGAGATGACTGACTGTGTCAATAGGACTAGAAAACCCCCAAAGTCACCCTATCTCAAACACACAGATCTCCACATTTAAGAACAATCTGGTGCTCCTCACACTTGGCCTCTCAAATGTGTTTTGTGTCATTATCAAAGGACTATTAGGGAGTTACCTGTCAGATTTAGACAAATCTTGAACTGCTGTGCAGAGAATGCCCCTGtgatctgtttttttttaaatctgggaAGTAAATGAGACACTAGACAAATCATTGATCAACAATATATTTTTGGGTTAGTGAATTAATTGTTGGTTGTGTGGTTGGTTGTGTGTTCCAGCTGTGTGGTAGATGAGATGGATTTCTCGTCGATGGAGCTGGACGAGGCACTGAGGAAGTTCCAGAATCACATCCGGGTCCAGGGAGAGGCCCAGAAGGTGGAGCGCCTGATTGAAGCCTACAGGTGAGACAACAGAGGACATATGTTAAGGATGTACTGGAATAAAGATAAATACCGGTGAGAGAAGCATATACTGAAGGGGTTTGGCCAAGAGGGGTACACAGATCTGTTTTAGCATTACTGTAATGGCTAGAGTACTGCACAATATTTTGGGAAAATATGTCAGAGAGAGACGTTGTTATTTGCTATTTTGTATTACATTTTCAAATAGAGTTGCTCTGACGTTGACCAAAGTCATGGAAATGCAAGTCACTGATAGCTTTGGTCACAACACCATGTTGGCTAAAGGACTAGTACACACACGATACTGCAATATGATGGCATGGTACACACACGATACTGCAATATGATGGCATGGTACACACACGATACTGCAATATGACGGCATGGTACACACACGATACTGCAATATGATGGCATGGTACACACACGATACTGCAATATGATGGCATGGTACACACACGATACTGCAATATGACGGCATGGTACACACACGATACTGCAATATGATGGCATGGTACACACACGATACTGCAATATGATGGCATGGTACACACACGATACTGCAATATGACGGCATGGTACACACACGATACTGCAATATGATGGCATGGTACACACACGATACTGCAATATGATGGCATGGTACACACACGATACTGCAATATGACGGCATGGTACACACACGATACTGCAATATGATGGCATGGTACACACACGATACTGCAATATGATGGCATGGTACACACACGATACTGCAATATGATGGCATGGTAGACACACGATACTGCAATATGATGGCATGGTACACACACGATACTGCAATATGATGGCATGGTACACACACGATACTGCAATATGACGGCATGGTACACACACGATACTGCAATATGATGGCATGGTACACACACGATACTGCAATATGACGGCATGGTACACACACGATACTGCAATATGATGGCATGGTACACACACGATACTGCAATATGACGGCATGGTACACACACGATACTGCAATATGACGGCATGGTACACACACGATACTGAAATATGACGGCATGGTACACACACGATACTGCAATATGACGGCATGGTACACACACGATACTGCAATATGACGGCATGGTACACACACGATACTGCAATATGACGGCATGGTACACACACGATACTGCAATATGATGGCATGGTAGACACACGATACTGCAATATGATGGCATGGTACACACACGATACTGCAATATGATGGCATGGTACACACACGATACTGCAATATGATGGCATGGTACACACACAATACTGCAATATGATGGCATGGTACACATACGATACTGCAATATGATGGCATGGTACACACACGATACTGCAATATGATGGCATGGTACACACACGATACTGCAATATGATGGCATGGTACACACACGATACTGCAATATGATGGCATTGTACACACACGATACTGCAATATGACGGCATGGTACACACACAATACTGCAATATGATGGCATGGTACACACACGATACTGCAATATGACGGCATGGTACACACACAATACTGCAATATGATGGCATTGTACACACACGATACTGCAATATGATGGCATGGTACACACACAATACTGCAATATGACGGCATGGTACACACACAATACTGCAATATGACGGCATGGTACACACACGATACTGCAATATGATGGCATTGTACACACACGATACTGCAATATGATGGCATGGTACACACACGATACTGCAATATGACGGCATGGTACACACACGATACTGCAATATGACGGCATGGTACACATACGATACTGCAATATGACGGCATGGTACACACACGATACTGCAATATGACGGCATGGTACACATACGATACTGCAATATGACGGCATGGTACACACACCATGGTGACAGTTATTGACCATCCTCTGATGCATTATATCCTGGCCTGAACATGTTTTCACCAGCAAGTCAACAAGACAAATGTCCACATTGTGTGGACTATAAGGCTTTTAACATTCTGCTGCATTCTATGATGGCTCTCTATATCAAAAGTCTCCATAACTCTTTCAATCTCTGACATGTGATGTCATCTCTCTTTCCTGTTTGTCTGTGTTCCAGTCAGCGCTACTGTATCTGTAACCCCACGGTGGTGCGCCAGTTCCGGAACCCTGACACCATCTTCATCCTGGCTTTCGCCATCATCCTCCTCAACACGGATATGTACAGCCCCAACGTCAAGCCAGAGAGGAAGATGAAGCTGGAGGACTTCGTTAAGAATctcagaggtgagagagagaaggggaaatgtCACGGTCTCTGAAGTCAAAACTGAGACTATGTCCTCTATATACTTaagagaaaataaaaataaaaactgcaTAAAGTGAGTGTGGGACATTCACAAAACGATTGCTTCACCCTTTCAACAATGCATATTGAATAAAAACACTTGAGCATGTTCCACTATCATGTATCTGGAGAAAATAAGAAAACACACATCCACTCCAGTTCAACATAAtctcgttcccagacacttccgccCAAATGCACAAAGAGTCTGGTGGACCAACGTGCCAAACTTGGCCTTCGTTAGCCATTACAAAAAGACCAGGAGAAACTCCTGGCACATAGGCATTGCCTTAATCGGCATAACCTACCAACCAATCATCTCCCACAACACCTTCCCCCTAACCCTCCCCTGTACGCTATAATATCTCATGAACAGAGCCACGCCTCATAGTTGTGTGATTCGCAAACATTTTATGACAAATACTAGAATTCTAAGGTCACTCCCAGTAAGGCCAACTTTGAATCGTTGATGTACCAGGCTTATATGCACTGTGCATAATAGCCTGGGGACGAGGTTAAGCACAGCATGAATGTAGCAAGGCAGAGAATGATCAATCACAACTGGAACTGGCTCCACTGTCCACAGACAGAATGTCACTACTCTGACACGTGTTACGACAATACTGTTTATTTGTGCTACGTAATCAGCATTTCAATCACAAATGCAACTATTTCATGACACACAGatgaaaataatatatttttcacCGGGTGACAGCAGCATGTCGACTATCTGAAGATTTTGTCACATGTCACGTGTGTTAAAAGGACATTTCACTGTCTGTCAGCCTTCTGGAAGTTGACAAAGCAGGCTGCGACTGAGTCAGGGTTGTTTAAGGTGTTGATGTTATAAAAGAGTGATAAATATGAATTGTGAAGAAATGTGTTACAACTGATTACTTGCTCCTTCACACAATCACATTAGCATAACCACATTAGCATAATCACATTAGCTTTTCTTATTATTGGGTGAGCAGTGTGATAGAAGCACACTGCTCACTTGAGAGTACTTGCCATTTGAGATTTTATTGAGAAATAAAGCATGGTGGGATAATTCATAATCTATCGTGATGAGTGTCAGTAATGGGAAAACAACAAGTAATTGGTTAAGAGGGATTCATAATCTTACTCTACTTCCCCTCTCAATGACAAGAACAAAGTGTGTGCATGAAGttgcgtgtgtgtgcgcctgtgtccATGCGTGGTGCGCCTGTGTCCATGCGTGGTGCGACTGTGTCCATGCGTGGTGCACCTGTGTCCATGCGTGGTGCGACTGTGTCCATGCGTGGTGCGACTGTGTCCATGCGTGGTGCGACTGTGTCCATGCGTGGTGCGACTGTGTCCATGCGTGGTGCGACTGTGTCCATGCGTGGTGCGACTGTGTCCATGCGTGGTGCGACTGTGTCCATGCGTGGTGCGCCTGTGTCCATGCGTGGTGCGACTGTGTCCATGCGTTGTGCGCCTGTGTCCATGCGTTGTGCGACTGTGTCCATGCGTTGTGCGCCTGTGTCCATGCGTGGTGCGCCTGTGTCCATGCGTGGTGCGCCTGTGTCCATGCGTGGTGCGACTGTGTCCATGCGTGGTGCGACTGTGTCCATGCGTGGTGCGACTGTGTCCATGCGTGGTGCGACTGTGTCCATGCGTTGTGCGCCTGTGTCCATGCGTGGTGCGCCTGTGTCCATGCGTGGTGCGCCTGTGTCCATGCGTGGTGCGACTGTGTCCATGCGTGGTGCGACTGTGTCCATGCGTGGTGCGACTGTGTCCATGCGTGGTGCGACTGTGTCCATGCGTGGTGCGCCTGTGTCCATGCGTGGTGCGCCTGTGTCCATGCGTGGTGCGCCTGTGTCCATGCGTGGTGCGACTGTGTCCATGCGTGGTGCGACTGTGTCCATGCCTGGTGCGACTGTGTCCATGCGTGGTGCGACTGTGTCCATGCGTTGTGCGACTGTGTCCATGCGTTGTGCGCCTGTGTCCATGCGTGGTGCGCCTGTGTCCATGCGTGGTGCGCCTGTGTCCATGCGTGGTGCGACTGTGTCCATGCGTGGTGCGACTGTGTCCATGCGTGGTGCGACTGTGTCCATGCGTGGTGCGACTGTGTCCATGCGTTGTGCGCCTGTGTCCATGCGTGGTGCGCCTGTGTCCATGCGTGGTGCGCCTGTGTCCATGCGTGGTGCGACTGTGTCCATGCGTGGTGCACCTGTGTCCATGCGTGGTGCGACTGTGTCCATGCGTGGTGCGACTGTGTCCATGCGTGGTGCGACTGTGTCCATGCGTGGTGCGCCTGTGTCCATGCGTGGTGCGACTGTGTCCATGCGTGGTGCGACTGTGTCCATGCGTGGTGCGCCTGTGTCCATGCGTGGTGCGACTGTGTCCATGCGTTGTGCGCCTGTGTCCATGCGTTGTGCGACTGTGTCCA is part of the Oncorhynchus masou masou isolate Uvic2021 chromosome 33, UVic_Omas_1.1, whole genome shotgun sequence genome and harbors:
- the LOC135527975 gene encoding IQ motif and SEC7 domain-containing protein 1-like isoform X5, which produces MWCLHCNSEKTQSLLELELDSCVEGDARPSESDGGASYRGPVISPDRFEGPLYGHGVQPGPQRPPRRPKLQHSQSILRKQAEEEAIKRSRSHSEGYELSADLQDKQVEMLERKYGGRFITRHAARTIQTAFRQYQMNKNFERLRSCMSENRMSRRIVLSNMRMQFSFEGPEKVHSSYFEGKQVSLTNDGTPLALVQSECGDMEVHHQANMASHPASQNHLTDAITELEDAFSRQVKSLAESIDDALNCRSLQGDEGHDPEALGYPEVEREVAYQVKPHRGATGRKREDMMASYSDVTLFIDEEELSPSMGLSRGSGDQPSSIESDLRLRSANSSQDYWPLDPKDEEHDTDTSCRSTPSLECQEQRLHLPLLTIEPPSDSSAEHSDRSDRSSIKRPPVYESHGGGHIVASSQASPKHISHGPPPRGPSRDDEAPLRHRHRALESHLAINGSANRQSKSESDFSDGDNDSINSTSNSNDTINCSSESSSRDSLREQTLSKQTYHKETRNSWDSPVFSNDVIRKRHYRIGLNLFNKKPEKGVQYLTERGFVPDTPVGVAHFLLQRKGLSRQMIGEFLGNRQKQFNRDVLDCVVDEMDFSSMELDEALRKFQNHIRVQGEAQKVERLIEAYSQRYCICNPTVVRQFRNPDTIFILAFAIILLNTDMYSPNVKPERKMKLEDFVKNLRGVDDGEDIPRETLVGIYERIRKRELKTNEDHVSQVQKVEKLIVGNKKPIGSLHHGLGCVLSLPHRRLVCYCRLFEVPDPNKLQKLGLHQREIFLFNDLLVVTKIFQKKKNSVTYSFRQSFSLYGMQVLMFENQHYGNGIKLTSAIPGADIKVLINFNAPNPQDRKKFTDDLRESIAEVQEMEKYRIESELEKQKGVVRPSMSQSSGLKKEAGNGNMNRASLDDTYTMGEGLKRSALSSSLRDLSEAGKRGRRSSAGSLDSNMEGSIISSPHTRRRATTPRSEGLPRGHPTIPNSSSLLGSLFGSKRAKPSSQSHPPLPPPGHPTLISHTPHPSNLHHTAQQVAQAQLHHSQYCQQNPPPYHHHHHYHPPPHTQYHQHPAAYASSSTHSHQHPLVPQHSHSTHGHHASHSQHALHHHSQQQSPAPGGSKTKHSGISTVV
- the LOC135527975 gene encoding IQ motif and SEC7 domain-containing protein 1-like isoform X7; the protein is MESPTETPTRAAEYLKELNNIIETQQELLERQKKRIEELEHQVSDLCSENGCLKDLYQRHLTTCRLLQQGNSHGTLGVIKENITQEKSECDSSKMVRRHASLPTDVTESPSSLMSAGCRRSFPCRKWKSASFGVEGDARPSESDGGASYRGPVISPDRFEGPLYGHGVQPGPQRPPRRPKLQHSQSILRKQAEEEAIKRSRSHSEGYELSADLQDKQVEMLERKYGGRFITRHAARTIQTAFRQYQMNKNFERLRSCMSENRMSRRIVLSNMRMQFSFEGPEKVHSSYFEGKQVSLTNDGTPLALVQSECGDMEVHHQANMASHPASQNHLTDAITELEDAFSRQVKSLAESIDDALNCRSLQGDEGHDPEALGYPEVEREVAYQVKPHRGATGRKREDMMASYSDVTLFIDEEELSPSMGLSRGSGDQPSSIESDLRLRSANSSQDYWPLDPKDEEHDTDTSCRSTPSLECQEQRLHLPLLTIEPPSDSSAEHSDRSDRSSIKRPPVYESHGGGHIVASSQASPKHISHGPPPRGPSRDDEAPLRHRHRALESHLAINGSANRQSKSESDFSDGDNDSINSTSNSNDTINCSSESSSRDSLREQTLSKQTYHKETRNSWDSPVFSNDVIRKRHYRIGLNLFNKKPEKGVQYLTERGFVPDTPVGVAHFLLQRKGLSRQMIGEFLGNRQKQFNRDVLDCVVDEMDFSSMELDEALRKFQNHIRVQGEAQKVERLIEAYSQRYCICNPTVVRQFRNPDTIFILAFAIILLNTDMYSPNVKPERKMKLEDFVKNLRGVDDGEDIPRETLVGIYERIRKRELKTNEDHVSQVQKVEKLIVGNKKPIGSLHHGLGCVLSLPHRRLVCYCRLFEVPDPNKLQKLGLHQREIFLFNDLLVVTKIFQKKKNSVTYSFRQSFSLYGMQVLMFENQHYGNGIKLTSAIPGADIKVLINFNAPNPQDRKKFTDDLRESIAEVQEMEKYRIESELEKQKGVVRPSMSQSSGLKKEAGNGNMNRASLDDTYTMGEGLKRSALSSSLRDLSEAGVHH
- the LOC135527975 gene encoding IQ motif and SEC7 domain-containing protein 1-like isoform X6, giving the protein MWKYCISSRTISVEGDARPSESDGGASYRGPVISPDRFEGPLYGHGVQPGPQRPPRRPKLQHSQSILRKQAEEEAIKRSRSHSEGYELSADLQDKQVEMLERKYGGRFITRHAARTIQTAFRQYQMNKNFERLRSCMSENRMSRRIVLSNMRMQFSFEGPEKVHSSYFEGKQVSLTNDGTPLALVQSECGDMEVHHQANMASHPASQNHLTDAITELEDAFSRQVKSLAESIDDALNCRSLQGDEGHDPEALGYPEVEREVAYQVKPHRGATGRKREDMMASYSDVTLFIDEEELSPSMGLSRGSGDQPSSIESDLRLRSANSSQDYWPLDPKDEEHDTDTSCRSTPSLECQEQRLHLPLLTIEPPSDSSAEHSDRSDRSSIKRPPVYESHGGGHIVASSQASPKHISHGPPPRGPSRDDEAPLRHRHRALESHLAINGSANRQSKSESDFSDGDNDSINSTSNSNDTINCSSESSSRDSLREQTLSKQTYHKETRNSWDSPVFSNDVIRKRHYRIGLNLFNKKPEKGVQYLTERGFVPDTPVGVAHFLLQRKGLSRQMIGEFLGNRQKQFNRDVLDCVVDEMDFSSMELDEALRKFQNHIRVQGEAQKVERLIEAYSQRYCICNPTVVRQFRNPDTIFILAFAIILLNTDMYSPNVKPERKMKLEDFVKNLRGVDDGEDIPRETLVGIYERIRKRELKTNEDHVSQVQKVEKLIVGNKKPIGSLHHGLGCVLSLPHRRLVCYCRLFEVPDPNKLQKLGLHQREIFLFNDLLVVTKIFQKKKNSVTYSFRQSFSLYGMQVLMFENQHYGNGIKLTSAIPGADIKVLINFNAPNPQDRKKFTDDLRESIAEVQEMEKYRIESELEKQKGVVRPSMSQSSGLKKEAGNGNMNRASLDDTYTMGEGLKRSALSSSLRDLSEAGKRGRRSSAGSLDSNMEGSIISSPHTRRRATTPRSEGLPRGHPTIPNSSSLLGSLFGSKRAKPSSQSHPPLPPPGHPTLISHTPHPSNLHHTAQQVAQAQLHHSQYCQQNPPPYHHHHHYHPPPHTQYHQHPAAYASSSTHSHQHPLVPQHSHSTHGHHASHSQHALHHHSQQQSPAPGGSKTKHSGISTVV